From the Oscillospiraceae bacterium genome, one window contains:
- a CDS encoding alpha-glucosidase/alpha-galactosidase produces the protein MKKFAFIGGGSFGFTRTLVRDLLTFPAFRDAEIALMDIDSERLDYIKQACEQIVEKGGYPAKVTATTDRVEALKGADGVLCTILSGDVDVWRYDIEIPKKYGVDINVGDTRGPAGIFRMLRTMPVMLDICKDIEEHCPNAVFLNYTNPMAMLCSGMQKKFPNLKITGLCHSVQGTVGMLSVFMGVDVEDITYTCAGINHQAFYTEFKYKGEDAYPMLREALKDPKWYNHEIVRNNMFLNLGYYITESSGHNSEYVAWYRKRDDLIEKYCHQDDGWNPGTYAFILNEYLARKDTWRDAIKNDLNDSNFNLTRGNEYAAFIFNAMFGDCKPFVFNGNVPNNGSIPNLPESCCVEIPVLARKGALEPLQVGPLPDHLALMLNTPARSEELAVDGYFTGDKDKVFHSIAFDPLTSAVLSLDEIREMVDEMFEANRDFLAGQFKY, from the coding sequence ATGAAAAAATTTGCCTTTATCGGCGGCGGTAGCTTTGGTTTTACCCGCACGCTGGTACGCGACCTACTGACCTTTCCGGCGTTTCGTGACGCCGAAATTGCGCTCATGGACATCGATTCTGAGCGGCTCGACTACATCAAGCAAGCCTGCGAGCAAATTGTAGAAAAGGGCGGTTATCCCGCCAAAGTCACGGCAACAACGGATCGCGTGGAAGCCCTCAAAGGTGCCGACGGTGTGCTTTGCACCATTCTGTCAGGCGATGTTGACGTCTGGCGGTATGACATTGAAATTCCTAAGAAGTACGGCGTGGATATCAACGTCGGTGATACGCGCGGTCCGGCGGGTATTTTCCGTATGTTGCGTACCATGCCGGTGATGCTCGACATTTGTAAAGACATCGAAGAGCATTGCCCCAACGCCGTTTTTCTTAACTACACCAACCCCATGGCTATGCTGTGCAGCGGTATGCAAAAGAAGTTCCCGAACCTCAAAATCACAGGACTTTGCCACAGTGTACAAGGTACGGTTGGTATGCTGTCGGTATTTATGGGCGTTGACGTTGAGGATATCACATATACCTGTGCAGGCATTAACCATCAGGCGTTTTACACTGAGTTTAAGTATAAAGGCGAAGATGCCTATCCGATGCTGCGTGAAGCATTGAAAGACCCAAAATGGTACAATCACGAAATTGTACGTAATAATATGTTTTTAAACTTAGGGTATTACATTACCGAAAGCAGCGGTCACAACTCCGAATATGTGGCGTGGTACCGCAAGCGCGACGATTTGATTGAAAAATACTGTCATCAAGACGACGGTTGGAATCCGGGTACATATGCCTTTATTCTCAACGAGTATTTGGCACGTAAAGACACGTGGCGTGACGCGATTAAGAACGACCTCAATGACAGCAATTTTAACCTGACGCGCGGTAACGAATACGCGGCATTTATCTTTAATGCCATGTTTGGCGACTGTAAGCCTTTTGTGTTTAACGGTAATGTCCCTAATAACGGCTCGATTCCGAACTTGCCCGAGTCGTGCTGCGTAGAAATCCCTGTACTGGCACGCAAAGGCGCACTTGAACCGTTGCAAGTTGGGCCTTTACCCGACCATTTGGCATTGATGCTAAACACCCCGGCTCGCAGCGAAGAATTGGCCGTCGATGGATATTTTACCGGCGATAAAGATAAAGTTTTCCATTCCATTGCGTTTGACCCATTGACGAGTGCTGTGCTGTCGCTGGACGAAATCCGTGAAATGGTGGATGAGATGTTTGAGGCGAATCGGGACTTCTTGGCGGGGCAGTTTAAGTATTAA
- a CDS encoding HAD hydrolase-like protein → MQNKQTIIFDFDGTLVDSTAMILASWRHTLDALRLDEPEDLAYCVIGPALRDSWRKLFGMNEDEVEVAVEIYRKYMAKNYGLIEPYDGICELLAELKAQGRTLLIATARSQFTCELILEKAGLAQYFSAVSGDVPEGGQADKALNIGRVLEMVAVSDIASCVMIGDMDTDVDGAKSYGMDCIGVLYGYGGREKLAGASVLVESVAALRGLLRGT, encoded by the coding sequence ATGCAAAATAAACAAACCATTATATTTGACTTCGACGGCACATTGGTAGATTCGACCGCCATGATTTTAGCATCGTGGCGGCATACACTTGATGCGTTGAGGCTAGACGAACCAGAGGATTTAGCGTATTGTGTTATAGGCCCGGCGTTGCGAGATTCTTGGCGCAAGCTGTTCGGCATGAACGAAGATGAAGTTGAAGTTGCGGTAGAGATTTACCGTAAATATATGGCGAAAAATTATGGTTTAATAGAACCCTACGATGGCATTTGCGAACTGTTAGCAGAGTTAAAAGCACAGGGGAGAACCCTGCTGATTGCAACAGCGCGAAGCCAATTTACTTGTGAACTCATTCTTGAAAAAGCTGGTTTGGCGCAGTATTTTAGTGCGGTGTCCGGTGATGTGCCAGAAGGCGGACAAGCAGACAAGGCACTGAATATTGGGCGGGTGTTAGAGATGGTGGCAGTCAGTGACATAGCATCGTGTGTGATGATTGGTGATATGGATACAGACGTTGATGGCGCAAAGTCGTATGGCATGGATTGTATTGGCGTGTTATACGGTTATGGTGGTCGTGAGAAACTGGCCGGTGCGAGTGTGCTGGTTGAATCAGTAGCCGCACTGCGGGGACTGTTGAGGGGGACATAA
- a CDS encoding MBL fold metallo-hydrolase, translating to MSKRRRRRTRNRGCRAFIVFLIIAALGAVGYFITQSGSSLPVVLQDNEVAVHFIDVGQGDATLIQTGQGSMLIDGGDNHMRERVVQYLRDAGIERLDYVVATHPHADHIGGLIGVFDAFQIGQILMPNITHTTETFRHFINAIERNGALVREPIAGEVIMLGNAQFTVIAPNSSGYANLNDYSIGLRLVVGTTSFVFTGDAEALSEQEMIDAGHVLNSDVLRVGHHGSHTSTAQEFFAAVSPAIAVISVGADNRYGHPHRAVRERLEDITVYRTDRHGHIVMVTDGTYITVTTGSGNGWLQQVTQWFTQLIG from the coding sequence ATGTCAAAAAGACGCCGCAGGCGTACCCGAAATCGAGGATGCAGAGCCTTTATCGTATTCTTAATTATAGCCGCCCTGGGTGCAGTTGGTTATTTTATCACCCAAAGTGGCTCGTCATTACCCGTCGTACTGCAAGACAACGAAGTTGCCGTACATTTCATCGATGTAGGACAAGGCGACGCTACGCTCATTCAAACAGGGCAGGGGAGTATGCTGATTGACGGCGGCGATAATCATATGCGCGAGCGGGTGGTGCAGTACCTGCGCGATGCGGGCATCGAACGGCTCGATTATGTTGTTGCCACCCACCCGCACGCTGACCATATTGGCGGTCTGATTGGTGTGTTTGACGCGTTTCAAATCGGGCAGATTCTTATGCCGAATATCACGCATACAACCGAAACATTCCGGCACTTTATCAATGCCATTGAGCGAAACGGCGCGTTGGTGCGAGAACCGATTGCTGGAGAGGTCATCATGTTGGGCAATGCGCAATTTACTGTGATTGCGCCGAATTCATCGGGTTATGCGAACCTGAATGATTACTCCATCGGCTTGCGGCTGGTTGTTGGCACAACAAGTTTTGTGTTCACCGGCGACGCTGAAGCATTGAGTGAGCAGGAGATGATTGACGCGGGACATGTGTTAAACTCGGATGTTTTGCGTGTGGGGCACCATGGCAGTCATACGAGTACAGCGCAAGAATTTTTTGCTGCCGTCAGTCCGGCAATCGCTGTCATCAGCGTGGGTGCGGACAATCGGTATGGCCACCCGCACAGGGCTGTGCGCGAACGGTTGGAAGATATTACCGTTTACCGCACCGACCGGCATGGGCATATCGTTATGGTGACGGACGGTACATACATTACAGTGACAACAGGGAGCGGCAACGGATGGCTGCAACAGGTGACGCAATGGTTTACGCAATTGATCGGATAG
- a CDS encoding DUF3006 domain-containing protein produces the protein MAATGDAMVYAIDRIEGGIAVCECIESGAKRDVAVKDLPENACEGDLVHVVDGVWAIDVALTAQRRAEMAERLKKLFDKSFP, from the coding sequence ATGGCTGCAACAGGTGACGCAATGGTTTACGCAATTGATCGGATAGAAGGCGGCATTGCCGTTTGTGAGTGCATTGAAAGCGGTGCAAAACGGGATGTTGCCGTGAAAGATTTGCCCGAAAATGCTTGCGAAGGCGACTTGGTTCATGTGGTTGATGGGGTATGGGCGATTGATGTTGCATTGACGGCGCAACGGCGTGCAGAGATGGCGGAGCGGTTGAAGAAGTTATTTGATAAGTCATTTCCTTGA
- a CDS encoding cation-translocating P-type ATPase — protein sequence MKYIKESLQDVYLDLGANPQTGLSDAQVADIQEKKGLNRFEEEKKETILQKIFHHATEFTMLILLFGTAVSLFMAIRSGTGEAHAKWIIIFSIVIISIALAIYQELGAEKALDALRNMNAPTTTVLRNGVQQTIDASELVPGDIVVLSTGDLIPADARLIESVNLRVDEAILTGESVPVEKDAGAIVCETATVGDRFNMLFSGCLITNGRALAVVTTTGMNTEMGRIASLLSNTKKVRTPLQDRLHRLGKILAIIAIASAVILFAFQLLIIGEADIDIVLLNAIGLAVAAVPEALPVIVTVALAFSVQNMAKKNAIIRRLAAVESLGSATVVCSDKTGTLTMNRMTIKRVWAQGFDPAAVEDGFNDAETNLLKKISLATNATIDTFNGEEVAIGDPTETAIVRLLIDKGMTKKSLEEDEPRIFEIPFDSDRKLMTTVHKTEGGKYVSITKGAFDRIPVNFTPDAAEKAQAVHDEFAQNALRVLSVATKTFDTKPEMTSEVLETDLNFLGIVGMIDPPRPESMEAVRQADEAGIRTVMITGDHAITAAAIAREIGILHEGEKAITGAELNDMSDEELTARVRDYSVYARVSPNDKIRIVQAWQAHDQVVAMTGDGVNDAPALKAADIGVAMGSGTDVSKHASEMILTDDNFSSIISAVKEGRRIYENLRKVLFFLLSANISEIFIMLLGVFIFWQTPLFVTQLLMINVLADGVPALFIYKEEAEADVMRKKPLKKGASVFSNGLGIRLGLMAGMFAVAGLVAYWIGYAMSLGGLNPSADIAMTMAYMVVGISSVVNIVNVKSNTVSFFKTGFRGNMALMWGAVFSIAALVATAIIGPVQGIFRTVDMSAWHWVITAVLSATPFFFGELLRFLTRKNVIKIV from the coding sequence ATGAAGTATATCAAAGAATCACTGCAAGATGTTTATCTGGATTTGGGTGCAAACCCGCAAACAGGGCTATCTGATGCGCAGGTCGCCGATATTCAGGAAAAAAAAGGTCTAAACAGATTTGAAGAAGAGAAAAAAGAAACCATTCTGCAAAAAATCTTCCATCACGCAACGGAATTTACTATGCTCATCCTGCTGTTCGGCACGGCAGTTTCACTGTTTATGGCAATTAGAAGCGGCACCGGAGAGGCACACGCCAAATGGATTATCATCTTCTCGATTGTCATTATCAGTATCGCGTTGGCAATTTACCAAGAACTGGGTGCAGAAAAAGCACTTGACGCATTACGGAATATGAATGCGCCAACAACAACGGTATTGCGCAATGGCGTACAGCAGACCATTGACGCGTCTGAGCTTGTGCCGGGCGACATTGTTGTGCTGTCAACCGGCGATTTGATTCCCGCCGACGCACGGCTGATTGAAAGTGTAAATTTGCGGGTCGATGAGGCGATTTTGACAGGGGAAAGTGTGCCTGTCGAAAAAGATGCCGGTGCTATCGTCTGTGAAACGGCGACTGTCGGTGACCGCTTCAATATGTTATTTTCGGGTTGTTTGATTACCAACGGCCGTGCGTTGGCTGTCGTAACGACTACCGGCATGAATACCGAAATGGGGCGCATTGCCAGCTTGCTGTCGAACACTAAGAAAGTACGTACACCGTTACAAGACCGCCTACATCGCTTAGGCAAGATACTTGCCATTATTGCCATCGCGTCAGCAGTGATTCTATTCGCGTTCCAACTGCTTATCATCGGTGAAGCCGATATAGATATCGTGCTGCTCAATGCCATCGGATTAGCCGTTGCCGCCGTGCCGGAAGCATTACCGGTCATCGTCACTGTCGCGCTGGCGTTCAGCGTACAAAATATGGCCAAGAAAAATGCCATCATACGCCGTCTTGCCGCTGTTGAATCTCTCGGTTCGGCCACAGTAGTTTGCTCTGATAAGACTGGCACATTGACCATGAATCGCATGACCATCAAACGCGTTTGGGCACAGGGTTTTGATCCCGCAGCCGTTGAAGATGGTTTCAACGATGCCGAAACCAATCTGCTCAAAAAAATCAGTCTTGCCACCAACGCTACAATTGATACGTTTAACGGTGAGGAAGTTGCCATTGGCGACCCGACTGAGACAGCAATTGTGCGTTTACTGATTGACAAAGGCATGACAAAAAAATCATTAGAAGAAGATGAGCCGCGCATCTTTGAGATACCATTTGACTCCGACCGCAAACTCATGACAACGGTGCATAAAACAGAAGGCGGCAAGTATGTATCGATTACCAAAGGCGCGTTCGACCGCATTCCTGTCAATTTCACACCTGACGCGGCGGAAAAAGCGCAAGCCGTGCATGATGAATTTGCCCAAAATGCCTTGCGTGTGCTTTCCGTAGCTACCAAAACATTTGATACAAAGCCGGAGATGACTTCGGAAGTGCTGGAAACAGATCTCAACTTCCTCGGTATTGTTGGCATGATTGACCCGCCGCGTCCTGAGAGTATGGAAGCCGTGCGGCAAGCCGACGAGGCCGGCATTCGCACCGTGATGATTACCGGCGACCACGCCATTACAGCGGCCGCCATTGCGCGTGAAATCGGCATTCTGCACGAGGGTGAAAAGGCCATTACCGGTGCCGAGCTCAACGACATGAGCGATGAAGAGCTGACCGCGCGCGTCCGCGATTACAGCGTATACGCCCGCGTCAGCCCCAACGATAAAATCCGCATTGTGCAAGCATGGCAGGCACACGACCAAGTTGTCGCCATGACGGGTGACGGCGTGAATGACGCGCCGGCACTCAAAGCTGCCGACATCGGCGTTGCCATGGGTTCAGGCACCGACGTCAGCAAGCACGCCAGCGAAATGATTCTGACCGATGACAACTTCTCATCTATCATCTCAGCGGTCAAAGAGGGGCGGCGCATTTACGAAAATCTCCGCAAAGTGTTGTTCTTCCTGTTGAGCGCCAACATCAGTGAAATTTTCATTATGCTGCTCGGCGTATTTATCTTCTGGCAGACCCCACTCTTTGTAACGCAATTGCTCATGATCAACGTACTCGCCGACGGCGTGCCGGCACTGTTTATCTATAAAGAAGAAGCCGAGGCCGACGTCATGCGCAAAAAACCCCTCAAAAAAGGCGCGAGTGTATTCAGCAATGGCCTGGGCATTCGGTTAGGCCTGATGGCGGGCATGTTTGCCGTTGCCGGCTTGGTTGCTTACTGGATCGGATATGCCATGTCGCTTGGCGGGCTTAACCCCTCGGCAGACATCGCCATGACGATGGCATACATGGTCGTTGGCATTAGCAGCGTTGTCAACATCGTAAATGTCAAGAGCAATACCGTATCGTTCTTCAAAACCGGATTTAGAGGCAACATGGCACTGATGTGGGGCGCGGTATTCTCAATTGCCGCACTCGTTGCCACGGCAATCATCGGGCCTGTCCAAGGCATATTCCGCACTGTGGATATGAGTGCCTGGCATTGGGTTATCACGGCAGTACTATCGGCCACCCCCTTCTTCTTCGGCGAGCTGCTGCGGTTCCTGACACGTAAGAATGTAATTAAAATTGTGTAA
- a CDS encoding inorganic diphosphatase, whose product MNIWHDIRADRIAKDSFISVIEITKGCKNKYELDKETGMLMLDRVLYTATHYPANYGFIPRTYADDNDPLDVLVLCQENIDPMTLVETYPIGAIIMTDQNERDEKIIAVAKKDPFLNVYKDISELPAHISTEIMHFFEVYKQLEKKDTVVDQVLDRKEAEKIIQKSIDNYNNGNFARRTPSC is encoded by the coding sequence ATGAATATATGGCATGATATCCGCGCCGACAGAATCGCGAAAGACAGCTTTATTTCTGTCATCGAAATCACAAAAGGCTGCAAAAATAAATATGAGCTGGACAAAGAAACAGGCATGCTTATGCTGGATAGGGTGCTCTACACAGCCACGCACTATCCGGCAAACTATGGATTTATCCCCAGAACCTATGCCGACGACAATGACCCATTGGATGTTTTGGTGCTGTGCCAAGAGAATATAGATCCCATGACACTGGTTGAAACCTATCCCATCGGCGCCATTATTATGACCGACCAAAATGAGCGCGACGAAAAAATCATTGCCGTTGCAAAAAAAGATCCGTTTCTAAACGTGTACAAGGATATTTCTGAATTGCCGGCACATATATCAACAGAAATCATGCATTTTTTTGAGGTGTATAAGCAGTTGGAGAAAAAAGATACCGTCGTCGACCAGGTGCTGGACAGAAAAGAAGCCGAGAAAATTATACAAAAGAGCATCGACAACTACAACAACGGAAACTTTGCGCGGAGGACGCCGTCATGCTAA
- a CDS encoding PspC domain-containing protein gives MEPYKRLYRSRKSKILTGVCGGIGEYFNIDPMIVRIIAIVVPVSWVAYLIAAIILPEAPE, from the coding sequence ATGGAGCCGTACAAACGCCTATACCGTTCCCGCAAAAGCAAAATACTTACCGGCGTATGCGGCGGCATTGGAGAGTACTTCAACATCGACCCCATGATTGTTCGCATCATTGCCATAGTGGTTCCGGTAAGCTGGGTGGCGTACTTGATTGCTGCGATTATATTGCCCGAAGCGCCGGAGTGA
- a CDS encoding M23 family metallopeptidase, producing the protein MKGDRSTGQFTGKGFYIVLLLCVAVIGVAGFTLMRSTNSLTVNPVQNTPWTFPAATPSIAPPAGNISSPSPRPSPADENRSAENVTPQPSPQPAATVAPTPVPVINEYEEAQEVAAVSFFVRPVEAALPTMFAEDELTYNPTLGVWRFHGGIDIYAELGTPVMAVADGEVERVDIDMLLGNLVVIRHAGGVISLYANLDDALFVSIGDRVSAGDVIGAIGDSAPGKALQAAHLHFEMRQDGEVVNPLKYLPG; encoded by the coding sequence TTGAAAGGAGACAGAAGCACAGGACAATTTACCGGCAAGGGATTTTACATCGTATTATTGCTATGTGTTGCCGTAATCGGTGTAGCCGGATTTACACTGATGCGCTCAACCAACAGCTTGACCGTAAATCCCGTGCAAAATACGCCGTGGACTTTTCCTGCGGCAACCCCGAGCATTGCCCCGCCCGCGGGGAATATTTCGTCGCCCTCGCCGCGCCCCAGCCCCGCAGACGAAAATCGCTCTGCGGAAAATGTGACGCCACAACCGTCACCGCAACCGGCGGCAACCGTTGCACCGACACCCGTGCCTGTGATCAACGAGTATGAGGAGGCACAAGAAGTCGCTGCCGTATCGTTTTTTGTGCGGCCGGTTGAAGCAGCGTTGCCCACAATGTTTGCTGAGGACGAGCTGACGTATAACCCGACGCTGGGTGTGTGGCGGTTTCATGGCGGCATCGACATCTACGCTGAACTCGGCACACCGGTGATGGCTGTTGCCGATGGCGAAGTTGAGCGAGTGGACATTGATATGTTGTTGGGCAATCTCGTGGTCATTCGTCACGCAGGGGGGGTGATCAGCCTATATGCCAACCTTGACGACGCACTGTTCGTGAGCATCGGCGACCGTGTATCGGCGGGCGATGTCATTGGGGCCATCGGTGACAGCGCGCCGGGAAAAGCCTTGCAGGCGGCGCATCTGCATTTTGAGATGCGGCAGGATGGGGAAGTAGTGAATCCGTTGAAGTATTTACCGGGATAG
- the dxs gene encoding 1-deoxy-D-xylulose-5-phosphate synthase, with the protein MNILDANVKKMTPAQLERLAKRIRCFLLAHVSQTGGHLAPSLGAVDLIVALHKVFDTSVDRVVFDVGHQAYSHKILTGRREGFDKLRQWGEMSGFPCPNESVHDAFVGGHASTSISLALGMARAERLKGSDARCIAVLGDGALTGGLAYEAINDAGHSREPLIVVLNDNGMSISRNVGGMSKHLARLRSRPQYIKMKIAYHKLTDPLPGGKTINRALHRMKRGVRDTILSDSSLFESMGFAYLGPADGHNIDEMVELFRHAKSLKRPVLIHLMTRKGKGYKQAEQNPSAFHGVPAFDLQNGLAAKNGETFSDRFGKTLCKLAQNDKKIVAITAAMPDGTGLCQFVKQYPSRFFDVGIAEGHAVTMAAAMAKQGIKPVVAVYSSFLQRAYDHILHDVAIGNLPVVFCVDRAGLVGEDGATHQGTFDVGFLSQIPNLTLYAPASLDELESMLSAALADLKGPVAIRYPRGGEGAYNGNYADCDFAVLRPGNDACLLTYGTLTHTALETAERLAKQGLQVSVIKLNKLSPLPCDSLHDKLPKRFAVIEDVVRNGSVGQRMAAECAARGGEFSPVLFNLGQTFMPHGSITKQRAAAGLDTDSLTEKLTEAWCG; encoded by the coding sequence ATGAATATACTTGATGCCAATGTAAAAAAAATGACGCCGGCACAGCTGGAACGGCTGGCTAAGCGGATTCGGTGTTTTTTGCTTGCCCATGTGTCGCAGACGGGCGGACATTTGGCGCCCAGTTTGGGCGCAGTAGACTTGATTGTAGCGTTGCACAAAGTCTTTGATACGTCAGTTGATCGCGTGGTTTTTGACGTGGGACACCAAGCCTATTCGCATAAAATTTTGACGGGACGGCGCGAAGGTTTCGATAAACTGCGACAATGGGGCGAAATGTCGGGTTTCCCCTGCCCCAATGAGAGCGTTCACGATGCTTTTGTCGGGGGTCACGCTTCGACGTCAATTTCGCTTGCCTTGGGGATGGCGCGTGCTGAGCGGTTGAAAGGCTCTGACGCGCGGTGTATTGCCGTATTGGGCGACGGCGCGCTGACCGGCGGACTGGCCTATGAGGCTATTAACGATGCGGGGCATAGTCGCGAGCCGTTGATTGTAGTCCTCAACGACAACGGCATGTCGATTTCACGTAATGTCGGCGGTATGTCGAAACATTTGGCGCGGCTGCGCTCGCGCCCGCAGTATATCAAAATGAAGATCGCCTATCATAAACTGACCGACCCGTTGCCGGGTGGAAAGACCATCAACCGTGCGCTGCATCGCATGAAACGCGGCGTGCGTGACACTATTTTATCCGATAGTTCTCTGTTTGAAAGCATGGGTTTCGCCTACTTGGGCCCTGCTGACGGGCATAATATTGACGAGATGGTGGAGTTGTTCCGCCACGCCAAGTCGCTCAAACGCCCGGTATTGATTCACTTGATGACCCGCAAGGGCAAAGGCTATAAGCAAGCCGAGCAGAACCCATCGGCGTTTCACGGTGTGCCGGCGTTTGATTTGCAGAATGGCTTGGCGGCTAAGAATGGTGAAACGTTTTCCGATCGCTTTGGCAAAACATTGTGCAAATTGGCGCAAAATGATAAAAAAATTGTTGCCATAACAGCGGCCATGCCTGATGGCACGGGGCTCTGTCAGTTTGTCAAGCAATATCCGTCGCGTTTTTTTGATGTCGGCATTGCCGAGGGTCATGCTGTTACGATGGCGGCGGCAATGGCGAAGCAAGGCATAAAGCCTGTGGTGGCTGTATATTCCAGTTTTTTGCAGCGGGCATATGACCATATTTTGCATGATGTGGCAATTGGCAATTTGCCTGTGGTCTTTTGCGTTGATCGCGCGGGGCTGGTTGGTGAGGATGGCGCGACACACCAAGGTACATTTGACGTTGGCTTTTTGTCACAGATTCCCAATTTGACGCTTTACGCACCGGCATCGCTGGATGAACTGGAAAGTATGCTCTCCGCGGCACTGGCCGACCTAAAAGGGCCGGTGGCCATCCGTTACCCGCGGGGCGGTGAGGGCGCATACAACGGAAATTATGCCGATTGTGACTTTGCCGTATTGCGGCCGGGGAACGATGCTTGCCTGCTGACTTACGGTACACTGACGCATACGGCGCTTGAAACGGCGGAGCGTTTGGCTAAGCAGGGCTTGCAAGTGTCTGTTATCAAACTGAATAAGCTGTCGCCCTTGCCGTGCGATTCGTTGCACGACAAGTTGCCGAAACGCTTTGCTGTTATTGAAGATGTTGTGCGAAACGGCTCGGTTGGGCAACGAATGGCGGCAGAGTGCGCGGCGCGCGGCGGTGAATTTTCGCCTGTGCTGTTTAATCTCGGGCAGACATTTATGCCGCACGGCTCAATTACAAAACAACGCGCGGCGGCGGGGCTGGATACGGATAGCTTGACGGAAAAGTTGACGGAAGCATGGTGCGGTTAG
- a CDS encoding TlyA family RNA methyltransferase, whose protein sequence is MVRLDVALVQRGVVSSRTVAAEAIAAEFVTVNGAIAHKASMKIVDSDDVQVKALPHNYVGRGGVKLAHALACFGIDVGGRVALDVGASTGGFTDCLLQNGAARVYAVDVGKGQLHKRLRADERVVAMEQTDIRGLALPELVDLIVVDVSFISLTRIIDYLAIYAKSNALALLLVKPQFETSKSRKNKHGVVIDKAVREIAVQSVAQSAEACGWRVLGREISPLAGGDGNIEYFLHASR, encoded by the coding sequence ATGGTGCGGTTAGATGTAGCGTTGGTGCAGCGCGGGGTTGTTTCCAGCCGAACCGTTGCGGCAGAGGCAATTGCAGCGGAGTTTGTGACAGTGAACGGTGCGATTGCACACAAGGCAAGCATGAAAATCGTTGACAGCGATGATGTGCAGGTCAAAGCTCTGCCGCACAACTATGTTGGGCGCGGTGGCGTAAAATTGGCGCATGCGTTGGCGTGTTTTGGCATTGACGTGGGCGGTCGTGTGGCCTTAGATGTCGGTGCGTCAACAGGCGGCTTTACCGATTGTCTGTTGCAAAACGGCGCGGCACGTGTTTATGCCGTCGATGTGGGCAAGGGGCAGTTGCATAAACGTTTGCGAGCCGACGAGCGTGTTGTCGCGATGGAGCAGACGGATATTCGCGGACTGGCGTTGCCGGAGTTGGTCGATTTAATAGTCGTTGATGTGTCGTTCATTTCATTGACGAGAATTATCGACTACTTGGCAATTTACGCAAAATCGAATGCACTGGCTTTACTGCTCGTCAAGCCGCAGTTCGAAACATCAAAATCGCGCAAGAACAAGCATGGTGTTGTAATAGATAAAGCAGTGCGGGAGATCGCAGTGCAATCGGTGGCACAATCGGCAGAGGCGTGCGGATGGCGTGTGCTGGGGCGCGAGATTTCGCCGCTTGCGGGCGGTGACGGGAATATCGAGTATTTTTTACATGCGAGTAGGTGA
- a CDS encoding NAD(+)/NADH kinase: MIERVLICPNGNKDKDLAVTNKLCAVLLENGLDSLIATHDVDWRQVLARVQCIITIGGDGTLLHVAKRAAQAGVPVIGVNMGNLGFMTELEVAELEQLPGILRGGWQPDPRMMLQLSVERGGTEIYADYALNDAVLSGGPEARMVEINVRNGDMSLLRVTGDGLIVSTPTGSTAYSLSAGGPVVEPCAECLLVTAICPHRMDVRSVVLSAERKLELSVSARADAWLSVDGNEAFAVRQGDIVTVARWAKKLTLMRVKENGFMERIGEKLS; the protein is encoded by the coding sequence ATGATCGAACGTGTATTGATTTGCCCGAATGGCAACAAGGATAAGGATTTGGCAGTGACAAACAAGTTGTGTGCAGTGTTGTTGGAAAACGGTCTTGACTCACTTATCGCGACACATGATGTCGATTGGCGGCAAGTGTTGGCGCGGGTGCAGTGTATTATTACGATCGGCGGTGACGGCACACTACTTCATGTTGCCAAACGTGCGGCGCAGGCGGGAGTGCCCGTTATTGGCGTCAATATGGGTAATTTGGGTTTTATGACTGAATTGGAAGTGGCCGAACTTGAACAATTGCCCGGTATTTTGCGCGGTGGTTGGCAGCCTGACCCGCGCATGATGTTGCAGTTGTCGGTCGAGCGCGGCGGCACGGAGATTTACGCTGATTATGCTTTAAATGATGCGGTGTTGAGTGGCGGCCCGGAGGCACGGATGGTGGAAATTAATGTTCGGAATGGTGATATGTCGCTGTTGCGTGTGACGGGCGATGGGTTGATTGTGTCAACGCCCACGGGGAGCACAGCATACTCGTTGTCGGCAGGCGGGCCAGTTGTTGAACCGTGTGCCGAATGCTTGCTTGTGACGGCAATTTGTCCGCACCGCATGGATGTGCGTAGCGTGGTCTTATCAGCAGAGCGCAAACTGGAGTTGTCGGTCAGTGCGCGTGCTGACGCATGGTTGAGTGTGGACGGCAACGAGGCGTTTGCTGTGCGGCAAGGCGATATTGTCACTGTGGCACGATGGGCGAAGAAGCTAACGCTGATGCGGGTCAAAGAGAACGGGTTTATGGAACGGATTGGAGAGAAATTGTCATGA